In the genome of Raphanus sativus cultivar WK10039 chromosome 4, ASM80110v3, whole genome shotgun sequence, one region contains:
- the LOC108850142 gene encoding bax inhibitor 1-like — MQEAFSSNDYLRELSPPMQFLLKRVYVTLLCALLAFAFGSYLHMLWNVGGIVTSLGFFGGVHLLRFTTPNEQSSKRLSLLFLSALLKGASIGPMIELAIEVDASFVVTACVATAVPFACFATASMLTRRREYLYLGGVLSSLVSILWWLQFSSSITHGSASVFIFNLELYFALFIFVGCIVVDTHMIIEKSHGGDMDYVGHSLTFFTKLIEVLVFSFFIVSSSFLESFVDFT; from the exons atgcAAGAAGCCTTCTCTTCCAACGATTATCTCCGTGAATTATCTCCACCTATGCAGTTTCTTCTTAAGAGG GTCTATGTCACCTTATTATGCGCTCTACTTGCGTTTGCCTTTGGATCTTACCTCCATATGCTCTGGAATGTTGGTGGAATCGTCACTAGTTTAGGATTCTTTGGAGGAGTGCACTTGTTGCGTTTTACTACTCCAAATGAACAATCAT CAAAGCGTCTCTCCCTTCTGTTTCTCTCTGCACTTTTAAAGGGTGCTTCCATTGGTCCCATGATCGAATTGGCCATTGAAGTTGATGCAAG CTTCGTGGTCACTGCATGTGTGGCAACAGCGGTTCCATTTGCTTGTTTTGCGACTGCATCAATGTTGACAAGGCGCAGAGAGTACCTTTACCTTGGAGGTGTGCTTTCTTCTCTAGTTTCCATCCTCTGGTGGCTGCAGTTTTCCTCTTCAATAACCCATGGCTCTGCATCTGTCTTCATTTTCAATCTTGAG CTATACTTTGCACTCTTCATCTTTGTGGGTTGCATAGTGGTGGACACACATATGATAATTGAGAAATCACACGGTGGTGACATGGACTATGTGGGACATTCTCTTACCTTTTTCACTAAACTCATTGAAGTGCTTGTTTTCAGCTTCTTCATTGTAAGTTCTTCTTTTCTTGAATCCTTTGTGGACTTCACTTAA
- the LOC108853997 gene encoding light-harvesting complex-like protein 3 isotype 1, chloroplastic — MALLFSPPIFIPKNSSPLLSANRFSLLSVTRANSSSDTGITSPATISVDVKEPHTSTPVVKKEEVSSAVEGEEEMKTTETFTNFEDARWVNGTWDLKQFEKDGKTDWDDVIVSEAKRRKWLEENPESTSNDEPVVFDTSVIPWWAWMKRYHLPEAELLNGRAAMVGFFMAYFVDSLTGVGLVDQTGNFFCKTLLFVAVAGVLFIRKNEDVDKLKKLFDETMLYDKQWQAAWKDGEEDSSKK; from the exons ATGGCGTTATTGTTCTCCCCGCCAATCTTCATCCCAAAGAACTCGTCCCCTCTCCTCTCCGCGAACCGATTCTCTCTCCTCTCCGTCACTCGAGCTAACTCCTCCTCCGACACTGGGATAACCTCTCCTGCCACCATCTCCGTGGACGTTAAAGAACCTCATACATCAACACCAGTTGTCAAGAAAGAAGAAGTCTCCTCCGCCGTGGAAGgtgaagaagagatgaagacGACGGAGACTTTTACCAACTTCGAGGATGCGAGGTGGGTTAACGGAACATGGGATCTTAAACAGTTCGAGAAAGATGGGAAAACAGACTGGGATGACGTCATCGTTTCTG aggCCAAGAGAAGAAAATGGCTGGAAGAGAATCCAGAGAGCACGAGTAACGACGAGCCTGTGGTCTTCGATACGTCGGTAATCCCATGGTGGGCTTGGATGAAGAGATACCACTTACCCGAAGCTGAGCTCCTTAACG GTCGTGCTGCGATGGTAGGGTTCTTCATGGCTTACTTTGTTGATAGTCTTACTGGAGTAGGACTTGTCGATCAAACGGGGAACTTCTTCTGTAAAACGCTCTTGTTCGTGGCTGTGGCTGGAGTTCTCTTCATCCGCAAGAATGAGGATGTTGATAAGTTGAAGAAGTTGTTTGATGAGACGATGTTATATGATAAACAATGGCAAGCAGCTTGGAAAGATGGTGAGGAGGACTCATCAAAGAAGTGA
- the LOC108850143 gene encoding putative glycerol-3-phosphate transporter 4: protein MAIGSKRKTPPGVLLLRRIRGRNWSPKTFRYVILLITFIAYACYHASRKPSSIVKSVLHPEPNTNPPQAHVHINEHPWPLGNVFVKEEADANRDDDDQSKGWEPFNGKGGTSRLGEIDVAFLACYSLGMYVAGHLGDTLDLRLFLTWGMIGSGFFVGLFGMGYFWNVHAFWFFLAMQMAAGLFQATGWPSVVAVVGNWFGKRKRGLIMGIWNAHTSVGNICGSLIAAGVLQYGWGWSFIAPGFVMSLGGVLVYLFLAAYPEDVGFPGINSNSGKFIKRDRDVEDQEEEEEEEGSVEEGDGEFRYENKRSVGLLQACMIPGVIPFALCLFFSKLVAYTFLYWLPFYLSQTTIGGEYMSVKTAGNLSTLFDVGGIVGGILAGYISDKFKARATTAATFMYAAIPAMLVYHSYGGVSQTVNVVLMMVAGLFVNGPYALITTAVSADLGTHKSLQGDSRALATVTAIIDGTGSAGAALGPLLTGFLSTLGWEAVFYMLVVGALCAGLLLTRLVIAEIREKLGYVDEVAASEPLLNDRI, encoded by the exons atggCTATAGGTTCAAAGAGGAAGACACCACCAGGGGTTCTGCTCCTGAGGAGAATCAGAGGAAGAAACTGGAGCCCAAAGACGTTTCGCTACGTGATTCTACTAATCACTTTCATCGCGTACGCTTGTTATCACGCCTCTCGAAAACCCAGCAGCATAGTCAAAAGCGTTTTACACCCAGAGCCAAACACCAACCCACCTCAAGCTCATGTCCATATCAACGAGCATCCTTGGCCATTGGGAAACGTGTTCGTCAAGGAAGAAGCGGATGCAAAccgtgatgatgatgatcagtccAAAGGATGGGAACCGTTTAACGGGAAAGGTGGCACGTCGAGGCTAGGAGAGATCGACGTGGCGTTTCTCGCTTGTTACTCGCTGGGAATGTACGTCGCTGGACATCTGGGCGATACTTTGGATCTCAGGCTGTTTCTGACTTGGGGAATGATCGGGAGCGGGTTCTTCGTCGGTCTGTTCGGGATGGGTTATTTCTGGAACGTACACGCGTTTTGGTTCTTTCTGGCGATGCAGATGGCGGCGGGGCTGTTTCAGGCGACGGGGTGGCCTTCTGTCGTGGCTGTTGTTGGAAACTGGTTcgggaagaggaagagagggcTTATAATGGGGATTTGGAACGCTCATACTTCCGTTGGGAACATTTGTGGCTCCTTGATAGCTGCTGGTGTTCTTCAATACGGTTGGGGTTGGTCTTTTATAGCTCCTGGTTTTGTCATGTCTTTGGGAGGAGTTCTTGTTTACTTGTTCTTGGCTGCTTATCCTGAGGATGTTGGGTTTCCGGGTATCAATTCTAATTCCGGTAAGTTCATTAAGAGAGACAGAGACGTCgaagatcaagaagaagaagaagaagaggaaggaagtgtagaagaaggagatggtgaATTTAGGTATGAGAATAAAAGAAGTGTTGGCCTTTTGCAAGCTTGTATGATTCCTGGTGTTATACCATTTGCGTTGTGTCTCTTCTTCTCCAAGCTGGTGGCTTACACGTTCTTGTACTGGTTACCGTTTTATCTCAGCCAAACAA cTATTGGTGGAGAGTATATGTCTGTGAAAACAGCGGGAAACCTCTCCACGCTATTCGATGTTGGAGGCATCGTAGGTGGGATTCTTGCTGGCTACATTTCGGATAAATTTAAAGCAAGAGCTACGACCGCAGCAACGTTCATGTACGCGGCGATTCCAGCGATGCTCGTGTACCATTCCTATGGAGGTGTCTCTCAGACGGTCAACGTCGTTCTCATGATGGTTGCCGGTTTGTTTGTGAATGGACCTTATGCACTCATCACAACCGCGGTCTCGGCGGATCTCGGAACGCACAAGTCTTTGCAAGGGGATTCGAGGGCGCTTGCGACCGTGACTGCGATCATTGATGGGACGGGATCTGCTGGTGCGGCTTTGGGACCTCTTCTGACAGGGTTTCTTTCGACTTTGGGCTGGGAAGCTGTGTTCTATATGTTGGTCGTTGGGGCTCTTTGTGCTGGGTTGCTTTTGACCCGTCTTGTTATTGCTGAAATTAGAGAGAAACTTGGATATGTTGATGAAG tTGCTGCatctgaaccactcttaaacgATAGAATATGA